The Neptunomonas concharum genomic interval GTTTGATACTATATCTAAAAAGCTAGATATCCCGATGCTTGAGCGACATACAGCTCTGGGGGATGCCATTACAGTTGCCTTAATGTATGTTCGCTTGAAATACGGCGACCCTCCAGATGTAGCTTAATATAAATGTTTAAATTTAGAAAAGCGAGCTTGGCTCGCTTTTTGCATTTATGAGTATACTAAAACGTATTTTCTTTAGAAACGTCACATTTATGGCGCCAGTAGGGTTGATGCGGCTTGTTAAAGTGCTTTTATTGAATATAATGTCAATAAATTGTCGTAGAGGTGGGTTGTGATTGAGAGGGCTGATATCAATAGTGTCTTGATGCAGATGCGTGCTATGAAAGCAGATGCACAACAAGGTGTTCAGGCTGTCAAAATTCCGACGCAGCTGGATTCTGTAAAAGGAATAGATAATGAAGGCTTTGGGTCTTTATTGAAAAATGCGGTTGATAAAGTCAATAGTACCCAGATGGAGTCTAGTCGAATGGCGACTGCTTATGAGCAGGGCGATCCTCGAATAGAGCTAAGCCAAGTAATGATTCAGATGCAGAAGGCATCCGTTTCTTTTCAGGCGATGACACAAGTGCGCAACCGTCTAGTGACGGCTTATGAAGATGTTATGAAAATGCCAATTTGATGGCTTTATATAAGATATAAACACGTATGGATAATAATGCAGCAGCGCTACAATCTGGTGGGCTAATGTCAGGCTTTAATAAGCTGACTATTCTCCGCCAATTGGGTCTGATGGTGGGCTTGGCTGCAAGTATTGCCATTGGTTTTGCTGTGGTGCTGTGGTCGC includes:
- the fliE gene encoding flagellar hook-basal body complex protein FliE — its product is MIERADINSVLMQMRAMKADAQQGVQAVKIPTQLDSVKGIDNEGFGSLLKNAVDKVNSTQMESSRMATAYEQGDPRIELSQVMIQMQKASVSFQAMTQVRNRLVTAYEDVMKMPI